In one window of Nicotiana tabacum cultivar K326 chromosome 12, ASM71507v2, whole genome shotgun sequence DNA:
- the LOC107760029 gene encoding putative methyltransferase PMT5 isoform X1, with translation MKSPLLNKLSKTFRSKPQFNWLLLCLVSVLVVIALLGSSSSSAFNSVTSSVKPDIYTNYRKLKEQARSDYLELKGLSVRENQIKDVGLCGKERENYVPCYNVSANTLAGFKDGEELDRHCELSREHQYCLIRPTKDYKIPLSWPAGRDVIWSGNVKLTKDQFLSSGSIMKRLMLLEENQIAFHSQDGLIVDDVKDYSHQIAEMIGLGSDTEFLQAGVRTVLDIGCGFGSFSAHLLSLNLMALCVGAYESSGSQVQLTLERGLPAIIGNFISKQLPFPSLSYDMVHCAQCGIIWDSKDGLFLIEIDRVLKPGGYFILTSPITRQQGSSTSSKKGSMSTPLEEITKKLCWSLLEQQEETFVWQKTVDSQCYTSGKQGMVPLCKGEDMQLYYQPLARCISGTGSNRWVPILSRSGSLNSTELKVHGVHPEDFFEDSGFWKSAVRNYWSLLSPLIFSDHPKRPGDDDPLPPYNMVRNVLDMNAHYGGLNAALLEASKSVWVMNVVPLGVHNTLPLILDRGFAGVLHNWCEPFLTYPRTYDLLHGNGLLSHIASQGCNIIELLLEMDRILRPEGWVILSDKLGPIEKVRTLATQIRWEARVIDLQNGSDQRLLVCQKPFVGK, from the exons ATGAAAAGCCCTTTGCTTAACAAATTATCTAAAACTTTCCGGTCTAAACCGCAATTCAACTGGTTACTCTTGTGTCTTGTCAGTGTCTTGGTTGTAATAGCATTGCTAGGATCATCTTCTTCAAGTGCCTTTAACTCGGTCACTTCCTCTGTGAAGCCTGATATCTATACGAATTACAGAAAGCTCAAGGAGCAAGCGAGAAGTGATTATTTAGAGCTAAAAGGCCTTTCTGTGCGAGAAAATCAGATAAAGGATGTTGGTCTTTGTGGTAAGGAAAGAGAGAATTATGTGCCTTGCTACAATGTGTCTGCAAATACTCTAGCTGGGTTTAAAGATGGGGAGGAGTTAGATCggcattgtgagttatcaagAGAACATCAATATTGTTTGATTCGTCCTACTAAGGACTATAAGATTCCGCTGTCTTGGCCAGCAGGTAGGGATGTAATATGGAGCGGAAATGTGAAGCTAACCAAAGATCAGTTCCTTTCTTCTGGAAGCATTATGAAAAG GCTAATGTTACTAGAAGAGAATCAAATTGCTTTCCATTCACAAGATGGACTGATTGTCGACGATGTCAAAGATTACTCTCACCAAATCGCAGAGATGATTGGGCTGGGAAGTGACACAGAATTTCTTCAAGCTGGT GTGCGTACTGTACTAGATATTGGTTGTGGATTTGGTAGCTTCAGTGCCCACCTACTCTCGTTGAACTTGATGGCTCTTTGTGTGGGAGCATATGAGTCATCCGGTAGTCAAGTTCAGCTTACACTCGAGAGAGGACTTCCTGCAATCATCGGAAACTTTATTTCAAAACAGCTACCATTTCCATCATTGTCCTATGACATGGTTCATTGTGCTCAGTGTGGGATCATTTGGGACAGCAAAG ATGGGCTGTTTCTTATTGAAATTGACCGTGTACTCAAGCCTGGAGGTTACTTTATTTTGACCTCACCCATAACCCGGCAGCAGGGTAGTTCTACCAGTTCAAAGAAGGGAAGCATGTCTACTCCTTTGGAAGAGATCACTAAGAAGCTTTGCTGGTCTCTTTTGGAACAGCAAGAAGAAACTTTCGTCTGGCAGAAGACGGTTGATTCACAGTGCTACACATCTGG CAAGCAGGGTATGGTACCACTTTGTAAAGGAGAGGATATGCAACTGTACTACCAGCCACTTGCACGTTGTATATCTGGAACAGGCAGCAATCGATGGGTTCCAATTCTTAGCAGATCTGGTTCGCTGAACTCAACTGAGCTTAAAGTTCATG GAGTTCATCCTGAGGATTTCTTTGAGGATTCAGGATTTTGGAAATCAGCTGTGAGAAACTATTGGTCTTTGCTGTCACCCTTGATTTTCTCTGACCATCCAAAGAGGCCAGGTGACGATGATCCATTACCTCCATATAATATGGTGCGAAATGTCTTGGACATGAATGCTCATTATGGGGGTTTAAATGCCGCATTGTTGGAGGCAAGCAAATCAGTTTGGGTGATGAATGTTGTGCCCCTTGGGGTGCATAATACACTTCCGCTCATACTTGATCGAGGTTTTGCTGGTGTTCTGCATAACTG GTGCGAACCTTTTCTTACATATCCAAGAACATATGATTTGCTCCATGGTAATGGACTTCTGTCACACATTGCTTCACAAGGATGCAATATAATTGAACTACTTTTAGAGATGGATCGTATCTTACGGCCTGAG GGATGGGTAATTCTCTCTGATAAATTGGGGCCCATAGAGAAAGTGCGGACGTTAGCCACACAAATCCGCTGGGAAGCCAGGGTGATTGACCTGCAGAATGGAAGTGACCAACGACTACTCGTATGCCAAAAACCATTCGTGGGAAAGTGA
- the LOC107760029 gene encoding putative methyltransferase PMT4 isoform X2 — MKRLMLLEENQIAFHSQDGLIVDDVKDYSHQIAEMIGLGSDTEFLQAGVRTVLDIGCGFGSFSAHLLSLNLMALCVGAYESSGSQVQLTLERGLPAIIGNFISKQLPFPSLSYDMVHCAQCGIIWDSKDGLFLIEIDRVLKPGGYFILTSPITRQQGSSTSSKKGSMSTPLEEITKKLCWSLLEQQEETFVWQKTVDSQCYTSGKQGMVPLCKGEDMQLYYQPLARCISGTGSNRWVPILSRSGSLNSTELKVHGVHPEDFFEDSGFWKSAVRNYWSLLSPLIFSDHPKRPGDDDPLPPYNMVRNVLDMNAHYGGLNAALLEASKSVWVMNVVPLGVHNTLPLILDRGFAGVLHNWCEPFLTYPRTYDLLHGNGLLSHIASQGCNIIELLLEMDRILRPEGWVILSDKLGPIEKVRTLATQIRWEARVIDLQNGSDQRLLVCQKPFVGK; from the exons ATGAAAAG GCTAATGTTACTAGAAGAGAATCAAATTGCTTTCCATTCACAAGATGGACTGATTGTCGACGATGTCAAAGATTACTCTCACCAAATCGCAGAGATGATTGGGCTGGGAAGTGACACAGAATTTCTTCAAGCTGGT GTGCGTACTGTACTAGATATTGGTTGTGGATTTGGTAGCTTCAGTGCCCACCTACTCTCGTTGAACTTGATGGCTCTTTGTGTGGGAGCATATGAGTCATCCGGTAGTCAAGTTCAGCTTACACTCGAGAGAGGACTTCCTGCAATCATCGGAAACTTTATTTCAAAACAGCTACCATTTCCATCATTGTCCTATGACATGGTTCATTGTGCTCAGTGTGGGATCATTTGGGACAGCAAAG ATGGGCTGTTTCTTATTGAAATTGACCGTGTACTCAAGCCTGGAGGTTACTTTATTTTGACCTCACCCATAACCCGGCAGCAGGGTAGTTCTACCAGTTCAAAGAAGGGAAGCATGTCTACTCCTTTGGAAGAGATCACTAAGAAGCTTTGCTGGTCTCTTTTGGAACAGCAAGAAGAAACTTTCGTCTGGCAGAAGACGGTTGATTCACAGTGCTACACATCTGG CAAGCAGGGTATGGTACCACTTTGTAAAGGAGAGGATATGCAACTGTACTACCAGCCACTTGCACGTTGTATATCTGGAACAGGCAGCAATCGATGGGTTCCAATTCTTAGCAGATCTGGTTCGCTGAACTCAACTGAGCTTAAAGTTCATG GAGTTCATCCTGAGGATTTCTTTGAGGATTCAGGATTTTGGAAATCAGCTGTGAGAAACTATTGGTCTTTGCTGTCACCCTTGATTTTCTCTGACCATCCAAAGAGGCCAGGTGACGATGATCCATTACCTCCATATAATATGGTGCGAAATGTCTTGGACATGAATGCTCATTATGGGGGTTTAAATGCCGCATTGTTGGAGGCAAGCAAATCAGTTTGGGTGATGAATGTTGTGCCCCTTGGGGTGCATAATACACTTCCGCTCATACTTGATCGAGGTTTTGCTGGTGTTCTGCATAACTG GTGCGAACCTTTTCTTACATATCCAAGAACATATGATTTGCTCCATGGTAATGGACTTCTGTCACACATTGCTTCACAAGGATGCAATATAATTGAACTACTTTTAGAGATGGATCGTATCTTACGGCCTGAG GGATGGGTAATTCTCTCTGATAAATTGGGGCCCATAGAGAAAGTGCGGACGTTAGCCACACAAATCCGCTGGGAAGCCAGGGTGATTGACCTGCAGAATGGAAGTGACCAACGACTACTCGTATGCCAAAAACCATTCGTGGGAAAGTGA